Proteins found in one Spartinivicinus poritis genomic segment:
- a CDS encoding LysR family transcriptional regulator, which produces MDLRSLNYFIAVYELRCISAAARACFVAQPSISAAIHQLEGSLNTQLFHRHPKGVEPTEEGHRLYPMAKRLTNDAKTIQHTFASEPSPIPFRLGLMRSLGADRMSTLLKELTSAVDALELTLVNPEEPCDARIIDSTLISQDECAQPIWQDRYMIALPINHPLSNQTAIHFTDLAGLPFINRHPCDALTKLKQALAQQNIYLNNRAHIRTIEYALALVSAGVGAAFVPDWENTPNRADIVLLPLAELSISHQIVLAYREHALLEGPLKVLVDNCKQCYSPSNP; this is translated from the coding sequence ATGGACCTGCGTTCTCTTAACTATTTTATTGCCGTATATGAGTTACGCTGCATCAGCGCCGCAGCAAGGGCTTGCTTTGTCGCACAACCCTCTATTTCTGCCGCGATTCACCAGCTTGAAGGATCGCTAAACACCCAGCTGTTTCATCGACACCCCAAAGGCGTTGAGCCAACAGAAGAAGGTCACCGTCTTTATCCAATGGCCAAGCGGCTAACCAACGATGCCAAAACCATTCAACACACATTTGCTAGTGAACCTTCCCCTATTCCATTTCGACTCGGGCTAATGCGATCGCTGGGGGCCGATCGAATGAGTACATTATTGAAAGAGCTCACCAGTGCTGTTGATGCTTTAGAACTCACCTTAGTTAATCCAGAGGAACCCTGCGATGCACGAATTATCGATAGCACCTTAATTAGCCAGGATGAGTGTGCTCAACCAATTTGGCAGGACCGTTATATGATTGCATTACCTATTAATCACCCACTATCAAATCAAACAGCCATTCACTTTACTGATCTGGCAGGGTTACCCTTTATTAACCGACACCCTTGTGATGCCCTCACAAAATTAAAACAAGCCTTAGCTCAACAAAATATTTATTTGAATAACAGAGCCCATATTCGCACCATCGAATATGCATTAGCGTTGGTTAGTGCAGGAGTTGGAGCTGCATTTGTGCCAGATTGGGAAAACACTCCAAATAGAGCTGATATTGTATTATTACCTTTAGCCGAGCTAAGCATTAGCCATCAAATTGTTCTGGCTTATCGGGAACATGCCCTCCTTGAAGGCCCACTAAAAGTATTAGTGGATAACTGTAAACAATGTTATAGCCCTTCAAACCCTTAA
- a CDS encoding acyl-CoA dehydrogenase — protein sequence MDKHKPAFNWQDPFLLDEQLTEEERMVRQTAFDYAQKRLMPRVQQANRDEVFDRDILFELGELGLLGSTLPAEYGCAGVNHVCYGLTAREIERVDSGYRSAMSVQSSLVMHPIYAYGSEAQRKKYLPKLASGEWVGCFGLTEPDSGSDPASMRTKAEKVADGYRLNGSKMWITNSPIADVFIVWAKLDGEVRGFILEKDMPGLSAPKIEGKFSLRASITGEIVMEDVVVPAEQLLPSVKGIKGPFGCLNKARYGIAWGALGAAEFCWLQARQYTLDRKQFGRPLAANQLIQLKLANMQTEISLGLQGCLRAGRLMDDNRCPPELISLLKRNSCGKALEIARIARDMHGGNGISDEFHVIRHVMNLEAVNTYEGTHDIHALILGRAQTGIQAFC from the coding sequence ATGGATAAACATAAACCTGCCTTTAACTGGCAAGACCCTTTTTTACTTGATGAGCAGTTAACTGAAGAAGAGCGGATGGTCAGGCAAACGGCCTTTGACTATGCGCAAAAACGATTAATGCCTCGGGTGCAGCAAGCCAATCGGGATGAAGTATTTGACCGGGATATTTTATTTGAACTGGGAGAATTGGGCTTATTAGGTTCTACCTTACCAGCAGAGTATGGATGTGCGGGTGTTAATCATGTGTGTTATGGACTGACTGCACGAGAAATTGAACGGGTTGATAGCGGTTATCGTTCGGCTATGAGTGTGCAGTCTTCATTGGTGATGCACCCTATTTATGCTTACGGTAGTGAAGCCCAACGGAAGAAGTATTTACCAAAATTAGCATCAGGGGAGTGGGTAGGGTGCTTTGGTTTAACTGAGCCAGATTCAGGCTCAGACCCTGCCAGTATGCGAACCAAAGCCGAAAAGGTAGCGGATGGCTATCGGCTTAATGGGAGTAAAATGTGGATTACTAACTCCCCAATCGCTGATGTATTCATTGTGTGGGCAAAACTAGATGGCGAAGTACGCGGCTTTATTTTAGAAAAAGACATGCCTGGGTTATCGGCTCCCAAAATAGAAGGTAAGTTTTCGTTGCGAGCATCCATTACAGGTGAAATAGTGATGGAAGATGTAGTGGTGCCTGCAGAACAACTATTGCCTAGTGTAAAAGGCATTAAAGGCCCGTTTGGTTGTTTAAATAAAGCGCGCTATGGGATTGCCTGGGGCGCATTAGGTGCTGCCGAGTTTTGCTGGTTGCAAGCGCGGCAGTATACCTTAGATCGAAAACAGTTTGGCCGACCATTGGCTGCTAATCAGCTCATTCAATTAAAGTTAGCCAATATGCAAACAGAAATTAGTTTGGGCTTACAAGGTTGCTTAAGAGCTGGGCGACTAATGGACGACAACCGATGTCCACCCGAATTAATTTCCTTATTAAAGCGTAATTCTTGTGGTAAAGCGTTAGAGATAGCCCGTATAGCAAGGGATATGCACGGTGGAAATGGTATTTCTGATGAATTCCATGTTATCCGGCATGTAATGAATTTGGAGGCAGTCAATACTTACGAAGGAACCCATGATATTCATGCGTTAATATTGGGTAGGGCGCAGACTGGCATTCAAGCATTTTGTTAG
- a CDS encoding dehydrogenase E1 component subunit alpha/beta: MRNRAEVIDENFIQRVQQGNWPCWSERIPLVNTYLTSQQLVELFESQLLSRHLDLEARRMQKRGEAFYTIGSTGHEGMAAVAAACQYTDMAFLHYRDAAFFIQRSKQLPGQTPLYDMLLSFAASSDDPIAGGRHKVLGSKSLFIPPQTSTIASHLPKAVGTAYSIPLAKRVQCGKLPQDSVVVCSFGDASLNHSTAQGALNTAAWTSYQQVPLPIVFVCEDNGIGISTPTPKGWVAQTIQAREDIIYLSCNGLDLIDTYQTAQQAVQIARKQRKPVFLHFRCVRLLGHAGSDAETAYLNRAQIIAQESMDPLLYSACLLVEECILSPRQVIELYQWTAERVGAVAKEVATKSYLTDPNAVVASLIPPKIKPVTIGEVNENDRNQVFARDKQQLEKPQHLAKLLNWTLVDLMLKYQNIVLAGEDIGPKGGVYNVTSKLVEKFGVHRVINTLLDEQSILGLAIGLAHNGFIPIPEIQFLAYIHNAEDQIRGEASTLSFFSQGQYTNPMVIRIPGLGYQKGFGGHFHNDNSFAVFRDIPGVIIACPSNGADAVGLLRECVRLAVEEQRIVVFIEPIALYMTRDLHEPGDEQWLFTYPEPGTQLIGCGEIGQYGNGTDLCIITYGNGYYLSRQAAKVLTEQYGISLRIVDLRWLAPLNHEAILEAAAPCQSVLIVDECRQTGSISEALMTVFMEQMTETGDFYKPIKRLTATDSFIPIGRAASCTLPSKASIIQAAFDVVNQLSTKNSLYDIKQA; encoded by the coding sequence ATGAGAAATCGTGCTGAGGTCATTGACGAAAATTTTATTCAGCGGGTACAGCAGGGTAATTGGCCTTGTTGGTCAGAGAGAATACCATTAGTCAATACCTACTTAACTTCCCAGCAATTAGTGGAATTATTTGAGAGTCAGTTGCTGAGTCGTCACCTTGATTTAGAAGCCCGACGTATGCAGAAGCGCGGTGAGGCTTTTTATACCATTGGTAGTACTGGGCATGAAGGAATGGCGGCGGTAGCCGCTGCGTGTCAATACACCGATATGGCTTTTCTGCATTATCGTGATGCAGCTTTTTTTATCCAGCGCTCAAAGCAACTTCCAGGGCAAACCCCTTTATACGACATGTTATTGAGTTTTGCTGCTTCCAGTGATGATCCTATTGCGGGTGGCAGGCATAAAGTATTAGGCTCAAAAAGTTTATTTATTCCCCCTCAAACCAGTACCATCGCCTCCCATTTACCCAAAGCGGTGGGCACGGCTTATAGTATCCCTTTAGCGAAAAGAGTGCAGTGTGGAAAATTACCACAGGATAGTGTGGTGGTATGTAGTTTTGGTGATGCGTCATTAAATCACTCCACAGCGCAAGGCGCGCTAAATACTGCCGCTTGGACAAGCTATCAGCAAGTGCCACTTCCTATTGTATTTGTGTGTGAAGACAATGGCATTGGTATTTCTACCCCAACCCCAAAAGGGTGGGTTGCTCAAACCATTCAGGCTAGAGAAGACATTATTTATTTAAGCTGTAATGGGCTGGATTTAATCGACACCTATCAAACGGCCCAACAGGCAGTACAGATTGCAAGAAAACAGCGTAAACCAGTTTTTTTACATTTTCGTTGTGTGCGGCTATTAGGTCATGCGGGCTCTGATGCGGAAACTGCTTATTTAAACCGTGCTCAAATCATTGCCCAAGAATCGATGGACCCTCTGCTATATAGTGCCTGCTTGTTAGTTGAAGAGTGTATTTTAAGTCCACGGCAAGTAATAGAGCTTTATCAGTGGACAGCGGAGCGGGTTGGAGCAGTAGCCAAGGAAGTGGCGACAAAGTCTTATTTAACAGATCCCAACGCAGTGGTTGCATCATTAATTCCACCTAAAATAAAGCCTGTTACAATAGGTGAAGTGAATGAAAATGATCGTAACCAGGTTTTTGCCAGAGATAAGCAACAATTGGAAAAGCCCCAGCATTTAGCCAAACTCTTAAACTGGACGTTAGTGGATTTAATGCTGAAATACCAGAATATTGTTTTAGCAGGAGAGGACATTGGTCCTAAAGGGGGCGTCTATAATGTTACCAGTAAATTAGTAGAAAAATTTGGTGTTCACCGGGTAATTAACACTTTGCTGGATGAGCAAAGTATTTTAGGTTTAGCGATTGGCTTGGCTCATAATGGTTTTATTCCTATCCCTGAAATTCAGTTTTTAGCCTATATCCATAATGCTGAAGATCAAATTCGTGGTGAAGCGTCTACACTCAGCTTTTTCTCTCAAGGGCAATATACCAATCCAATGGTGATCAGAATTCCTGGTTTAGGTTACCAAAAAGGGTTTGGTGGGCACTTTCACAACGATAATTCATTTGCCGTATTTAGAGATATCCCAGGGGTTATTATTGCTTGTCCATCCAATGGTGCTGATGCTGTCGGCTTATTGAGAGAATGTGTAAGGCTAGCTGTAGAAGAACAGCGTATCGTGGTGTTTATTGAGCCGATTGCTTTATATATGACCAGGGATTTACACGAGCCAGGAGATGAGCAATGGTTATTTACTTATCCTGAGCCAGGTACACAATTAATTGGTTGTGGTGAAATTGGTCAATATGGCAATGGTACAGATTTATGCATTATTACTTATGGTAATGGGTATTATTTAAGTCGGCAGGCAGCAAAAGTGCTCACTGAGCAATATGGAATCAGTTTACGGATAGTTGATTTGCGTTGGCTGGCCCCATTAAATCACGAAGCCATTCTCGAAGCAGCTGCACCTTGTCAGTCAGTATTAATAGTGGACGAGTGTCGGCAAACCGGCTCAATTAGCGAAGCGCTAATGACAGTATTTATGGAGCAGATGACTGAGACGGGTGACTTTTATAAGCCGATTAAACGCCTCACTGCCACTGACAGCTTTATTCCTATTGGTCGGGCAGCCAGCTGTACTTTACCCAGCAAAGCGTCAATTATTCAAGCTGCATTTGATGTAGTCAATCAGTTAAGTACAAAAAACTCACTATACGACATAAAGCAAGCCTAA
- a CDS encoding ACP S-malonyltransferase has protein sequence MMKTKQRALVVCPGRGTYNKTELGYLQRYHHQQQSWITQADNYRSAQQQITLTELDSAEQYSLKQHSAGDNASSLIYACAYCDFLAIDQDEFEIVAVTGNSMGWYISLAVAAAMESMDALTLINTMGNIMHQSLMGGQVIYPLVDANWQLIEGRRAHLLEMMTAINQQTDCELYISIELGGMLVFGGNELALKQLTEVLPPEQERFPMRLFNHAAFHTPLQQGVSSQAKQLLAQDLFQQPKIPLVDGQGKLWSPYSTDPALLWDYTLGHQVIGTYDFTKAIQVGVKEFAPDKLIILGPGTTLGGAVAQSLITINWLGWQAKEDFIERQKTDPFIISMGLAEQRSLIAPA, from the coding sequence ATGATGAAAACCAAACAAAGAGCACTTGTCGTATGCCCTGGACGGGGTACCTACAATAAAACCGAACTGGGTTATCTACAACGTTATCATCACCAACAACAATCATGGATAACCCAGGCTGACAACTACCGGTCAGCACAGCAGCAAATCACCCTTACTGAATTAGACAGTGCTGAACAATACTCTTTAAAGCAACATAGTGCAGGTGATAATGCTTCATCATTGATTTATGCATGTGCTTATTGTGACTTTTTAGCCATTGATCAGGACGAGTTTGAAATTGTTGCGGTTACCGGGAATTCCATGGGGTGGTACATTAGTCTAGCGGTTGCCGCGGCTATGGAGTCAATGGATGCGTTAACGCTAATTAATACCATGGGTAATATCATGCACCAATCGCTAATGGGGGGTCAGGTAATTTATCCTTTGGTTGATGCGAATTGGCAGCTAATTGAGGGTAGACGTGCACATTTACTGGAAATGATGACAGCTATTAATCAACAGACCGATTGTGAATTATATATATCCATTGAATTGGGTGGCATGTTGGTGTTTGGTGGTAATGAATTAGCCTTAAAACAATTAACCGAAGTACTGCCGCCAGAACAAGAGCGTTTCCCAATGCGGCTGTTTAATCATGCTGCTTTTCATACCCCGCTGCAACAAGGGGTATCATCACAGGCCAAGCAATTATTAGCTCAAGACTTATTTCAGCAACCGAAGATTCCATTAGTTGATGGACAGGGAAAGCTATGGTCTCCATATAGTACTGATCCTGCTTTACTATGGGATTATACTCTTGGTCATCAAGTGATAGGCACTTATGATTTTACCAAAGCCATTCAAGTGGGGGTGAAAGAGTTCGCCCCTGATAAACTGATTATTTTAGGCCCTGGTACCACATTGGGTGGGGCTGTCGCTCAATCATTAATTACTATCAATTGGCTAGGCTGGCAAGCTAAAGAGGATTTTATTGAAAGACAAAAAACTGATCCTTTTATCATATCGATGGGATTGGCAGAACAACGGTCGTTGATTGCTCCTGCATAA
- a CDS encoding peptide deformylase, whose amino-acid sequence MKVSSQSLAIRQVGDPILHQSLKPADLSNLSAISAMISIMKESLNGGVGVACNQCSAIKQPVQIMIIGTDDEQLRQQAMERYPGETIPHITVMLNPKMTSVSQETYFPISGEGCLSVFGPIRGKVKRHRSVTVEYWDEQGNQHLETCEGFFAHIIQHEMDHLQGVTFVERIFADCTTEQCQQLLSYIDQELIRREQLGLNITEIEVGPAPLVFERNDNGGVIFEPKHFQEALTELMTPTVVGLHKVLNNFC is encoded by the coding sequence ATGAAAGTAAGTAGTCAATCACTAGCAATACGACAAGTGGGTGATCCTATTTTGCATCAGTCGCTTAAACCGGCTGACTTATCCAATCTTTCAGCAATATCAGCCATGATTTCCATCATGAAAGAAAGCTTGAATGGCGGGGTAGGGGTTGCCTGTAATCAGTGTTCTGCAATCAAACAGCCCGTACAAATCATGATTATAGGGACTGATGATGAGCAATTACGGCAACAAGCCATGGAGCGTTACCCTGGTGAAACGATTCCTCATATCACCGTGATGCTTAATCCAAAAATGACCTCTGTCAGCCAGGAGACGTATTTTCCCATTTCTGGTGAAGGCTGTTTAAGTGTATTTGGCCCTATAAGAGGAAAAGTCAAACGGCATCGGTCGGTTACAGTTGAATATTGGGACGAGCAAGGCAATCAGCACTTAGAAACTTGCGAAGGCTTTTTTGCGCATATCATTCAGCATGAAATGGATCACTTGCAAGGGGTTACTTTTGTTGAAAGAATTTTTGCTGACTGTACAACAGAACAGTGTCAGCAGTTACTCAGTTATATAGATCAAGAACTTATACGACGAGAACAGTTAGGGCTTAATATAACTGAAATCGAAGTGGGACCTGCACCCCTGGTATTTGAGCGTAATGATAATGGAGGTGTTATTTTTGAACCAAAACACTTTCAGGAAGCTTTAACAGAATTAATGACGCCTACGGTTGTTGGGCTTCACAAGGTGCTCAATAATTTTTGTTGA
- a CDS encoding GlsB/YeaQ/YmgE family stress response membrane protein, with translation MGILAWIVLGLIAGILAKWIMPGRDGGGFIITTLLGIAGALVGGYVASLFGFGGVNSFSLQGILIATGGAFLLLYLYRLIK, from the coding sequence ATGGGAATTTTAGCTTGGATTGTATTAGGATTGATTGCAGGTATTTTGGCCAAGTGGATTATGCCTGGACGTGATGGCGGCGGCTTTATCATTACCACTTTATTAGGTATTGCAGGTGCTTTAGTGGGCGGCTATGTTGCCAGCTTATTTGGCTTTGGTGGAGTCAATTCATTTAGCTTACAAGGTATTTTAATTGCCACTGGCGGTGCATTCCTCTTGTTATATTTATATCGACTGATTAAATAA